Below is a window of Yersinia kristensenii DNA.
GCATATGATGGCGCAACAATGTGATTTGGAAGTAGGTGATTTTGTCTGGACGGGGGGTGATACGCACTTATACAGCAACCATATTGATCAGACAAATCTGCAATTGAGCCGCGAACCGCGGGCATTACCGAAACTGATTATCAAACGTAAACCTGATTCATTGTTTGATTATCGTTTTGAAGATTTTGAAATCGAAGGGTATGACCCGCACCCTGGCATTAAAGCGCCGATCGCTATCTAATCTTTTACCGGAGCCATTTGGCTCCGGTTTCGGTTTATACCCGCCATTTTAGCCCGCAATCATCCTCCTAATAGCCCTTCTCTTCACTTTATCTACTAAGCCCATCGGCAATCAAATTGCGAGCCATGCCGCACACTTTTCTGCATTTATGTCGCCGTGAATAAAATTTTGCGCAGCTCTTCCAGCCTTGATAAGCAGCTACTGGATCTCAAATTTTCACAACGTAAACTTACGCCATGAAAACCAATCTACGGCTCAATATACTTCATGCATAAAAATAATATTCTTAAAAAACAAAATGGTATCAGTCTTATTGAACTGCTGTTGGTCATTGCCTTAGCCGGTGTTATGGCTGTATGGGGGGCACAAAATTGGCACCATTATCGGCAACGGGAGAGGCTCGCGGACAGTGCTCGCCAGTTACTTGCCTTTCTAACTCATTTGCAGGCCAAAACGAATCGCAGTAACAACACGGCATTGTTATGGATACAGCAAGAAGAACAGGGGTGTTTAGGCAGTGGTGATAAGCCTGCCACACCCTGTTCCTCATTAGATGGTTCAGTGTTTATTCCACCTTATCCTGATGTTTCTATTGCGATTTCTCTGCAAAAAGAAATGGGTTTCTTTGGTGTAAGGAATACCGCACAAGCAGGAAATATAATGCTCAGTAGTCCGGCTGGGCGTATTCGGCTCATTATCTCCAGTCGCGGGCGAATGAGGCTATGTAGCGATGAGCAATCAATAGCGGGTATTCATTTATGTTAGTAACGATAAAAAAACCAGAGGCCGCCGTATCAGGTTACTTTTTACATAAATGTATGACGGGTTTTACCCTACCCGAAATGATGCTGGCGCTGAGTGTGGGTAGCTTGATTATTATGGCGGCCACTCAGACTTTCCCTCGGTTACACAAGCAAATAGCAAGGTTACAGCAACACTATCATCTGGAGTTAGCGCTGAGCCAAACTATGGCTGCATTGGAAAAAGACCTACGGCGGGCTGGATTTTGTCACGGTGAGTGTCAGGGCAACGCGATGACTACACAGCATTATCCAGGGGAAGTGACAAACTCTTGCTTGATTGTTGCTTATGACCTCAACCGCAATGGTCGGTGGGAAGGGGCGAAACATCAGGAATCTGAATATTTTGGTTATCGGCTACGCAATAAAGCATTAGAAGGTCAGCGCGGTGAGCTGAATTGTTCTGGCAGTGGTTGGGAAAAACTGTTTGATCCACAAAGTATCACCATAACGCACTTTTCTGTTACCCCATTACCGCAGCAAACTTCGGGTCAGGTTTATAGCGTGCAACTGGCGGGGCAAAGTACCGGTAACCCAGCCATACATAGTCAGCTGAGTTATACCATCCGTGGGAATAATTTATGAGCTGTGATCATCAACGGGGGACAAGTACCCTGGCTGCTGTTGCTACTCTTTTTTCTCTCGGTTTATTTTTGTTATCAGCTTTACACCGAAAATTGGATAATATTCAGCATATTACCGCCGAGGAACAACACCATTTACGGGCCTTTAATCAGGCAACATCATCATTGAATTGGGGGGTGGGGCAGAAGTGGTCATTCAGTATGCCGTGGCAAGCCGGTTCAACATGGCATTGCAATGAGCACCTGCAATATGGCTTAAAAGCCTGTCTTAAACCTGCCTCGCTGGCCGGTTTTTTTATCCTCAGGGGAGAGAGCCAATCTTTCGGAACACAGCCGCCTTTGATGCTTTATCAACGCGTCCAACTGCATTCTACTCAGGGAGTTAGAGGAGAGCATCGGTTGGTTAAAGTTGCTCATGGTTGGTCAGATTTTTGCCCGGATAAGGATGCACAATTTTGTATTTAGTCAGATATAGCTGCAAGTCACAGTATACCAGAGAGGGAGGGAATTCTCATTTTCAACAGGGGTTTAGCCTACCAGAGGTCTTAATCGCGGCACTTTTTTTCTCTGTCTCGCTGCTGGGATTACTGCAATACCATCAGGCACTTTTGCAGGGTTTTTCCTCTTTATGGCAGCAACGTCAGGCGTGGTCTTTGCTTAATCAACATATTGAAAGCAGCAGCGGCGAATCAGCGAAAGCATTTCCTGCAGGAATGAAACCTAATTGGCGATATAACCAGTTTATAAATCGAATCGATGGGGAGTGTACGGAGTTTACATTCATCCTGAAAATGCACTCTAAGCAGCAAGCAGAGTTAAGTCGGTGGTTTTGTATTGCGAGTGAAGGCAGCTAACCGCAGCTATAAATATGATAATGAAGATAACCTATTGCACTCACTCATTATCAAGTTAGAGTATTAAACTTCAGGATTTATCCACAAGTGGTAGTCAGTTGGTTTAATCATTTATGGATATTCTCTATATAGAGCTTTAAGGGAGCCATCATGTTCACGGTTTATCATTCTAATCAATTGGATTTACTCAAAGCGCTAACGACTGCGCTGATAGAACGAGAACCGTTGGATAACCCTTTCCAGCAAGAAGTGGTGCTGGTTCAGAGCCCAGGGATGGCCCAATGGCTGCAAATGCAACTGGCTCAACAGTTTAGTATTGCAGCCAATATTGAGTTTCCACTTCCCGCGACTTTTATTTGGGATATGTTTACCCGCGTGTTGCCCGGCATCCCGAAAGAAAGCGCATTTAGCAAAGATGCCATGACATGGAAACTCATGTGGTTATTGCCTGAATTACTGGAAAATCCGGTATTTTCTGCGATGAAACGCTATTTAAGTGACGATAGCGATAAACGTAAAATTCACCAACTGGCGGCACGCGTCGCTGACCTTTTTGACCAATATCTGGTGTATCGCCCTGAATGGCTTGAAAGTTGGGAGCGTGGCCAACTGATTGATAATCTGGACGATGCCCAGCAATGGCAAGCTTTGCTCTGGGTTGAACTAACGCGCTATACCCGTCAGTTAGCACAACCGGAATGGCACCGCGCTAATCTCTATCAGCGTTTTATCCGAACTTTACTCGAATCCGATGTTTGCCCCGCAGGGCTGCCCAAACGAGTATTCATTTGCGGTATATCTGCATTGCCCCCAATTTATTTACAAGCCTTGCAAGCGCTGGGTAAACACATTGATATTCACCTAATGTTTACTAACCCATGCCGTTATTTCTGGGGTGATATTCAGGATTATGCTTTTTTGGCAAAATTGCAAAGTCGCAAACGCAGGCATTATCGTGAGCCGGCTGAAAGTGGAACTATGGACGTAAAACTCTTTCGTCACCCTGAACAGGCCGATCAGCTATTTAATGATGATGGTGAGCAAGATCTGAGTAACCCGCTGTTAGCCTCATGGGGGCGGCTTGGTCGTGACCATATGTATTTATTATCTCAGGTTGATGAGATTCAAGAGGTTCATGCTTTTGTTGATATTGAGCCGGATAATCTCTTACATGGCGTTCAGCATGACATGCTGGAGCTGGAAGACCACGCTATTATTGGCGTCACTCCAGAAACCTTAGCCCACAGCCACCAAAAACGTGTTTTGGAACTCTCGGACCGCTCCTTGAGCCTGCATGTGTGCCACAGTCCGCAACGCGAAGTAGAAGTTTTACAAGATAATTTACTGAAATTATTGGAGGATTCTCCAGATTTGACCCCACGCGATATCATTGTGATGGTCGCGGATATTGACAGTTACACCCCCTATATTCAGGCCACATTTGGTAATGCTACCGGGGAGCGTTATTTACCCTTTGCTATTTCCGATCGCAAGGCCAGTCAGGCTCATCCCGCACTTCAGGCTTTTATTACTCTGCTTGATTTGCCCCAGAGTCGTTTTACTTCTGAGCAGGTATTAGCCCTGCTGGAAGTGCCCGCTTTAGCCAATAAATTTGGTATTAATGAGGATGGATTGCGCCGTTTGCGGCAATGGGTTGGCGAGTCCGGTATCCGTTGGGGATTAGATGATGACAATGTGCGCGAATTATCTCTGCCCGCAACCGGCCAGCATACCTGGCATTTTGGCATAACCCGTATGTTACTTGGCTATGCCATGGATAGCAGTGCCGGTGATTGGCAAGGGGTGCTACCCTATGATGAATCCAGTGGTTTGGCGGCAGAGCTCGCGGGGCAACTAGCGGATATGCTGATGCAATTAAGTCAGTGGCGGCAGCAGTTAAGTGAATCCCGCGCGCTCAGTGAGTGGCTGCCGTTATGTCGTCAATTATTGGATACCTTCTTTGAACCCGATAATGATACGGAAGCGGTGCTGGTACTGATTGAACAGCAATGGCAGAAGGTTATCAGCTATGGTATTGCTGCCCAATATCCGGATATCGTGCCACTGAATCTGCTACGGGATGAACTGGCTTCGCGCTTGGATAATGAGCGCATTAGCCAGCGTTTTCTCGCCGGGCCCATCAATTTCTGTACATTGATGCCTATGCGTTCTATCCCGTTTAAAGTGGTGTGCTTATTGGGGATGAATGACGGTGTTTACCCACGAACTCTGCCGCCGTTGGGCTTTGATTTAATGGCTAAACAGGTTCGCCGTGGTGACCGCAGCCGACGTGACGATGATCGCTATCTGTTCCTGGAGGCATTACTCTCTGCCCAGCAACAGCTTTATATCAGCTATATCGGGCGCTCAATTCAAGACAATAGTAAACGCTATCCCTCGGTATTGGTTAGTGAGTTGATTGAATACATTTCGCAAAGTTATCGCTTGCCTGGTGATGAAGACCTCAGTGCTGATGACAGCGCCAAACGAGTTATTCAACATTTGCTCTGCTGGCATCCACGCATGCCGTTCGCAGCAGAAAATTTCATCCAAAACAGTGAGCTACAGAGTTATGCGGCTGAATGGTTGCCCTCTGCTGAATCCAAGGGATTGGCACACCCAGAATTTAATCAACCTTTGCCACCTGAACCCTTGCCTGAAATCACTCTTGATGAATTAATCCGTTTCTATCGCCACCCTGTGAGAGCATTTTTCCAACTCCGCTTGGGGGTGAATTTCGTTATTGAAGAGACGGAGTTACCGGATGAAGAACCTTTTATCTTAGATAACCTCAACCGCTATCAGTTTAATACTCAACTGCTGAATGCACTGATTGAAGAAAGTGATATTAATACTGTATTTAGCCGTGCCCGTGCGGCGGGTAACCTTCCTTATGGTTCTTTCGGCGAGCTTTATTGGGAAAGCCAGAAAGAAGAAATGGTGCCATTAGCTGAGCAAATTCGCGCTGAACGTAAAGAGAGTTACAGCATTGAGCTGAATGTTGAATTTGGAAATACCACTCTGACCGGATGGATTCATCAAATTCAGGAGGACGGTTTAATTCGTTGGCGACCCGCGGCATTAACTGCGGTCGATGGGCTTTTGTTGTGGGTTGAGCATCTGGTGTATTGCGTGGCCGGTGGAGAGGGTGAAAGCCGAATGTATGGCCGTAAAGGAACAGCATGGCGTTATGCCCCACTGGATTGTGACGAAGCACGGAAATATTTACAGCAGCTAATCAGTGGCTATCAGCAAGGTATGTGCGAACCTTTACTGCTGTTGAGTAAAAGTGGCTGGGCTTGGTTGAGTCAGTGTTTTGATCGTGAGTCTGGTCAAATTTTGTGGGATGAAGAAACACAAACTAAAGCTCGAATGAAGCTTTTACAGGTTTGGCAAGGTGATCAACGGATTGCTGGGGAAGGTGAGGATAACTATATACAAAGGGTATTCCGCCTGATGGATAACCAACATCTCGACACGATATTACACGAAACTGAACGTTATTTATTACCCATAGCCCGCCATAATAAGGCGTGATAATTGCGCATGACTAAACCAGATTTTCATACATATTAAATACAAGAAGCCGGATATACGCGTTAGCGGCAATCTTTAAGGGGTTAGAGGGAGAGACGGAATGCATAAACAGTTTGCTCGCATCATTGGTATATTTTTCTTATTAGGTTTGCTGGCTCCACTGAGTTGGGCTGACATTCCTGCATGGCAACCACTGGCAGAAGCTATTCACAAAAGTGAACACGACTTACGCAAATATCAGGCGATAAAATTGCCTAATGGTATGACTGTGTTGTTGGTTTCTGATGAGCAAGCACCTAAATCCTTAGCTGCCTTGGCATTACCTGTTGGCTCCCTGGAAGATCCTAATAATCAATTGGGATTAGCTCATTATTTAGAACATATGTTACTGATGGGCTCTAAGCGCTTCCCTGAGCCCGGCAGTTTCTCTGAATTCTTGAAAAAACATGGCGGTAGCCATAACGCGAGCACGGCTTCTTATCGAACCGCTTATTATCTTGAAATTGAAAATGATGCATTGGCCCCGGCGGTTGACCGTTTAGCTGATGCAATTGCTGAGCCGCTGTTAGACCCAATTAATGCCGACCGTGAACGTAATGCGGTAAATGCAGAATTGACGATGGCCCGCTCTCGCGATGGTATGCGTATGGCGCAAGTGAATGCGGAAACCTTAAACCCGGCTCATCCAAGTGCGCGTTTTTCCGGCGGGAATCTGGAGACACTTAAAGATAAACCTGATGGTAAATTACATGATGAGCTGCTGAGTTTCTATCACCATTATTACTCAGCTAACCTGATGGTAGGTGTGCTGTATAGCAATCAGTCCTTGGAACAATTGGCGCAATTAGCTGCCGATACCTTTGGCCGAATCCCTAATCGGGATGCAAAAGTACCACCGATTACAGTACCTGCGGTCACACCGGATCAAACCGGCATTATTATTCATTATGTTCCCGCCCAACCTCGCAAACAACTAAAAGTAGAATTCCGTATTGAGAATAACAGTGCAGAATTCCGCAGTAAAACAGATACTTATATCAGCTATTTAATAGGTAACCGTAGCAAAGATACCCTGTCTGACTGGTTGCAAAAACAAGGGTTGGCAGATGCCATTAATGCCGGGGCTGACCCGATGGTGGATAGGAATGGCGGTGTATTCTCCATTTCGGTATCACTCACGGATAAAGGTTTGGCCAATCGTGATGTCGTGGTCGCCGCCATTTTTGACTACATCAATATGTTGCACAAAGATGGCATCAAAAAGAGTTATTTTGATGAAATTGCCGATGTATTAAATCTGGATTTCCGCTATCCCTCAATCACACGGGATATGGACTACATTGAGTGGCTGGTGGATATGATGTTGCGGGTACCTGTCGCACATGTACTTGATGCCCCTTATCTGGCTGATCACTATGATCCGAAAGCCATCGCTGCGCGATTGGCTGAAATGACACCGGAAAATGCGCGTATTTGGTTTGTCAGCCCAGAAGAACCCCACAATAAGGTGGCCTATTTTGTTGATGCCCCTTATCAGGTCAATAAAATCAGCCCGCAAGAGATACAAGAATGGCAAAAACTGGGGAAAGACATCACGCTGAGTTTACCGGCACTTAACCCCTATATTCCGGACAATTTCTCCTTAATCAAAGCTGATAAAAATATCACCCGACCACAGCAAGTGGCACAACAACCGGGGTTGCGGGTGTTCTATATGCCAAGCCAGTATTTTGCTGACGAACCTAAAGCTGATATTTCGGTTGCTTTCCGTAACCCACATGCATTGGATACTGCCCGTCATCAGGTTCTTTTTGCTTTGACTGATTATCTGGCTGGGTTGTCACTCGATGAGTTGAGTTATCAGGCCTCAATTGGTGGGATTAGCTTCTCTACTGCACCGAATAACGGTTTGTATGTCAGTGCGAATGGCTTCACACAGCGGATGCCGCAGTTACTGACTTCTTTGGTGGAGGGTTACGCCAGTTTCACTCCGACAAAAGATCAATTGGCACAGGCCAAGTCTTGGTATCGTGAACAACTGGAAGTTGCCGAGAAAGGCAAAGCTTATGAGTTGGCAATTCAGCCGGCCAAGTTACTGTCTCATGTTCCCTACTCAGAACGTAGCGAGCGGCGTAAATTGCTAGACACCATCAGTGTGCAAGATGTCGTAACCTATCGTGATGACTTACTCAAACAGTCTGCGGTAGAAGTATTAGCAGTGGGTAATATGACTGCCGGGCAAGTAACATCTCTGGCCGAGTCATTGAAAAAACAGCTCAATTGGACTGGAACAACTTGGTGGACTGGCGAGGATGTCATTGTTGATAAAACTCAGCTTGCCAACATGGAACGGCTTGGCAGTAGCTCAGATGCGGCGCTGGCTGCCGTCTATGTGCCGACTGGCTATACAGAAATTGAGGGCATGGCGCGTAGCGCATTGCTGGGGCAAATTGTTCAGCCGTGGTTCTATGACCAACTACGCACAGCAGAGCAACTCGGCTACGCGGTCTTTGCCTTCCCAATGTCAGTTGGGCGTCAATGGGGCTTAGGTTTCTTACTGCAAAGTAATAGCAAACAACCTGATTATCTTTATCAGCGCTACCTTGCGTTCTATCCACAAGCTGAGAAGCGGTTGCGTGAAATGAAACCGGCTGATTTTGAACAATATAAACAGGCACTCATTAACCAATTACTGCAACGTCCACAAACGCTGGATGAAGAAGCCAGCCGTTACAATAATGATTTCAATCGCAATAATTTTGCGTTTGATAGCCGCGAGAAAATGATTACTCAGGTGAAGCCGCTGACGAACACTGCATTGGCAGATTTCTTCCAGCAAGCTGTTATTAAACCACAAGGTTTGGCGCTACTTTCTCAGGTCAAAGGCCAAGGGCAAACTGAGGGTGGGTATGCGGTGCTTAAAGGATGGACGACTTACCCAACAATTTCAGCCTTGCAAGCAACCTTGCCGCAGAAGGTATTGGCTCCATGACATCAATGACTCCCCAGCGCCTGGAGCCGCTAACGCTGCCCTTGTATGGCGAGAGGCTAATTGAAGCCTCCGCCGGTACCGGTAAGACTTTTACCATCGGGGTTCTTTATCTTAGATTGCTGCTTGGCTTAGGCGGGGAGGCGGCGTTTCGTCGCCCTCTCATGGTTGAGGAAATCCTGGTGGTGACCTTTACTGAGGCGGCAACTGAGGAACTGAGAGGGCGAATTCGTGACAATATTCATGAGTTGCGTATTGCCTGCGTACGGGGAGTCAGCGATGACCCGATGCATAAGGATTTACTGGCGGAAATCACTGATCTGAATAAAGCAGCCGCAGACCTTTTGGCGGCTGAGCGGCAGATGGATGAAGCGGCAATTTATACTATTCACGGTTTTTGTCAGCGCATGTTGGCTAACAATGCCTTTGAATCTGGCATCTTATTTGAACAAACTTTGGTGCAGGATGAACAGCCATTACGCAGGCAAGCTTGCGCCGATTTCTGGCGGCGTCATTGCTACCCGCTCCCTCTGGCTCTCGCCAGGGCAGTGAGTCAGGAGTGGAGTGGGCCGGAGGCATTACTGAAAGACCTTTCTGCTTACTTGCAAGGTGAAACGCCAAAATTTCGGCAAGCTCCCGGCGATGATGAAACAATACTCAGTCGGCATCAGCAGATAGTGATGCAAATTGATGCGGTCAAAGCGCAATGGCGAGCAGCGGCTCCTGAGTTAGAGGCGCTGATTAGCGGGTCGGGAGTGGATAAACGCAGCTACAGTGCGCGATATTTACCTAACTGGCTGGAAAAAGTCGGTGTATGGGCGGAGCAAGAAACCGGCGATTATCAGTTACCCAAAGAGCTAGAAAAATTTCGTCAGTCAGTATTATTTGAAAAAACCAAAAAGGGGGAAGCCCCCCAACACGATATATTCAATGCTATAGACCGAATATTTGAACAACCTCTGACACTCAGAGATCTGATTTTAGCCAGAGCTATCAGTGAAATACGAGCCTCTGTACAGCAAGAAAAACGGCAGCGAGCAGAATTAGGTTTTGATGATCTGCTCAGTAAATTGGATGCTGCATTGCAGCAACCGGGCGGGGAATTGTTAGCTCAATCTATTCGCATTCGTTATCCCGTCGCAATGATTGATGAGTTTCAAGATACCGACCCGCAGCAATACCGTATTTTCCACACACTTTATGGTGGGCAAGGAGAGTGTGGTTTATTGCTGATCGGGGATCCTAAACAAGCTATTTACGCTTTCCGTGGTGCTGACATTTTTACTTATATTCGGGCCCGCTCGGAAGTAAGTGCACACTACACACTAGAGACTAACTGGCGCTCATCCTTCCCGATGGTGCAATCAGTCAATCGACTTTTTAGTTTGGTCGACATTCCTTTTTTGTTTAAACAAATCCCCTTTATAAATGTGGTACCTGCGCAAAAAAATAAGCAGTTATCATTTGAAATAAAAGGAAAAAAACAGCCAGCAATGTCTTTCTGGTTGCAGCCGGGCGAGGGTGTCGGGGTTAGTGAGTACCAACAATTAATGGCGCGACAGTGTGCAGCCCAAATCCGTGACTGGCTCACCTCGGGTCAGCAGGGATTGGCTCAATTAGTGACGGCCACAAGCTCAAGGCCGGTTCAGGCATCAGATATCACTATATTAGTGCGCAGCCGGGCAGAGGCGGCATTAGTGCGCGATGCCCTGAGTGCATTGGCTATCCCATCTGTTTATTTATCTAATCGTGATAGCGTATTTGATACCGCAGAAGCCAAAGATTTGCTGTGGTTATTGCAGGCTGTTCTGGCTCCTGAACAGGAACGGGCATTACGCAGTGCCATGGCGACTGGTATGCTCGGGCTGGATGCACAAATGCTGGATGAATTGAATCACGATGAGCGAGCTTGGGATGCTTTGGTTGATGAGTTCGATGGCTACCGTCAACATTGGCAGCGCCGTGGTGTGCTCCCGATGCTGCGAGAGGTTATGGCTCATCGGCATTTGGCTGAAAACTTGTTAGCAACACAGGGCGGTGAACGGCGGCTGACAGATTTGCTGCATCTGGGCGAATTATTACAAGAAGCCGCATCGCAGCTTGATAGTGAGCACGCACTAATCCGTTGGTTGGCACAGCAAATAGCCCAGCCGAATCATCAGTCTGATAACCAACAATTACGTTTGGAAAGTGACCGCCATTTGGTGCAAGTGATTACTATCCATAAATCGAAAGGGCTGGAATACCCGCTGGTGTGGTTACCTTTTGTGGGCAATTTCCGCCAACAGCAGGATGTTCTTTACCATGATCGTCATAGCTTTGAAGCATTACTTGACCTGAACGCCGACGAAGAGAGTCAAGCTTTGGCGGAGGAAGAGCGTCTGGCAGAAGACTTACGGCTATTATATGTTGCCCTCACCCGAGCGGTTTATCATTGCAGTATAGGTATTGCCCCACTGATTAAAGGTGGGCGAAAAAAACAGGGTGAAAGTGACATGCACCTCAGCGCGCTAGGTTATCTGGTGCAACAAGGACAGTCGGGAGATGCACGGTATCTTGCTGATAAACTCGCAGAGTTAGCAACCCTGGCTGGTGGAGATATTTCTGTTTCGCCAGCCGGACAACTGGACGAAACGCCTTGGCATCCCCAGTCGGAAGCGTTGCCAGCCCTTGCCGCTCGCCAGTTTAGCCGTCAAATACACGATTTTTGGCGGGTCACCAGCTATTCAGGTTTACAACAGCATGGTTCGAGTAAAAGTGGAGTATCACAGGCGCTGAATGTGCCATTACAGGAATTATTACCGCGGCTGGATACAGATGCCGTTGGCGAGCAAGCATTAATAACAGAGCCGCAATTAACCCCTCATACCTTCCCTCGCGGTGCGGCACCAGGGACTTTCCTGCATGATCTGCTGGAACCTTTGGATTTCAGTCAGCCGATCGAACAAGACTGGCTGACTGAACAGTTACAGCAACAAGGTTTTGGCGAACAATGGTCACCTATGTTGTATCAATGGCTAAATGACATTGTACAAACCCCTCTGAATGAAACTGGGGTGACATTGGCGGAATTGACACCACAGAGTAAGCAGGCTGAATTG
It encodes the following:
- a CDS encoding prepilin peptidase-dependent protein produces the protein MHKNNILKKQNGISLIELLLVIALAGVMAVWGAQNWHHYRQRERLADSARQLLAFLTHLQAKTNRSNNTALLWIQQEEQGCLGSGDKPATPCSSLDGSVFIPPYPDVSIAISLQKEMGFFGVRNTAQAGNIMLSSPAGRIRLIISSRGRMRLCSDEQSIAGIHLC
- a CDS encoding prepilin peptidase-dependent protein — encoded protein: MTGFTLPEMMLALSVGSLIIMAATQTFPRLHKQIARLQQHYHLELALSQTMAALEKDLRRAGFCHGECQGNAMTTQHYPGEVTNSCLIVAYDLNRNGRWEGAKHQESEYFGYRLRNKALEGQRGELNCSGSGWEKLFDPQSITITHFSVTPLPQQTSGQVYSVQLAGQSTGNPAIHSQLSYTIRGNNL
- a CDS encoding YgdB family protein; translated protein: MSCDHQRGTSTLAAVATLFSLGLFLLSALHRKLDNIQHITAEEQHHLRAFNQATSSLNWGVGQKWSFSMPWQAGSTWHCNEHLQYGLKACLKPASLAGFFILRGESQSFGTQPPLMLYQRVQLHSTQGVRGEHRLVKVAHGWSDFCPDKDAQFCI
- a CDS encoding prepilin-type N-terminal cleavage/methylation domain-containing protein is translated as MYLVRYSCKSQYTREGGNSHFQQGFSLPEVLIAALFFSVSLLGLLQYHQALLQGFSSLWQQRQAWSLLNQHIESSSGESAKAFPAGMKPNWRYNQFINRIDGECTEFTFILKMHSKQQAELSRWFCIASEGS
- the recC gene encoding exodeoxyribonuclease V subunit gamma; translated protein: MFTVYHSNQLDLLKALTTALIEREPLDNPFQQEVVLVQSPGMAQWLQMQLAQQFSIAANIEFPLPATFIWDMFTRVLPGIPKESAFSKDAMTWKLMWLLPELLENPVFSAMKRYLSDDSDKRKIHQLAARVADLFDQYLVYRPEWLESWERGQLIDNLDDAQQWQALLWVELTRYTRQLAQPEWHRANLYQRFIRTLLESDVCPAGLPKRVFICGISALPPIYLQALQALGKHIDIHLMFTNPCRYFWGDIQDYAFLAKLQSRKRRHYREPAESGTMDVKLFRHPEQADQLFNDDGEQDLSNPLLASWGRLGRDHMYLLSQVDEIQEVHAFVDIEPDNLLHGVQHDMLELEDHAIIGVTPETLAHSHQKRVLELSDRSLSLHVCHSPQREVEVLQDNLLKLLEDSPDLTPRDIIVMVADIDSYTPYIQATFGNATGERYLPFAISDRKASQAHPALQAFITLLDLPQSRFTSEQVLALLEVPALANKFGINEDGLRRLRQWVGESGIRWGLDDDNVRELSLPATGQHTWHFGITRMLLGYAMDSSAGDWQGVLPYDESSGLAAELAGQLADMLMQLSQWRQQLSESRALSEWLPLCRQLLDTFFEPDNDTEAVLVLIEQQWQKVISYGIAAQYPDIVPLNLLRDELASRLDNERISQRFLAGPINFCTLMPMRSIPFKVVCLLGMNDGVYPRTLPPLGFDLMAKQVRRGDRSRRDDDRYLFLEALLSAQQQLYISYIGRSIQDNSKRYPSVLVSELIEYISQSYRLPGDEDLSADDSAKRVIQHLLCWHPRMPFAAENFIQNSELQSYAAEWLPSAESKGLAHPEFNQPLPPEPLPEITLDELIRFYRHPVRAFFQLRLGVNFVIEETELPDEEPFILDNLNRYQFNTQLLNALIEESDINTVFSRARAAGNLPYGSFGELYWESQKEEMVPLAEQIRAERKESYSIELNVEFGNTTLTGWIHQIQEDGLIRWRPAALTAVDGLLLWVEHLVYCVAGGEGESRMYGRKGTAWRYAPLDCDEARKYLQQLISGYQQGMCEPLLLLSKSGWAWLSQCFDRESGQILWDEETQTKARMKLLQVWQGDQRIAGEGEDNYIQRVFRLMDNQHLDTILHETERYLLPIARHNKA
- the ptrA gene encoding pitrilysin, with product MHKQFARIIGIFFLLGLLAPLSWADIPAWQPLAEAIHKSEHDLRKYQAIKLPNGMTVLLVSDEQAPKSLAALALPVGSLEDPNNQLGLAHYLEHMLLMGSKRFPEPGSFSEFLKKHGGSHNASTASYRTAYYLEIENDALAPAVDRLADAIAEPLLDPINADRERNAVNAELTMARSRDGMRMAQVNAETLNPAHPSARFSGGNLETLKDKPDGKLHDELLSFYHHYYSANLMVGVLYSNQSLEQLAQLAADTFGRIPNRDAKVPPITVPAVTPDQTGIIIHYVPAQPRKQLKVEFRIENNSAEFRSKTDTYISYLIGNRSKDTLSDWLQKQGLADAINAGADPMVDRNGGVFSISVSLTDKGLANRDVVVAAIFDYINMLHKDGIKKSYFDEIADVLNLDFRYPSITRDMDYIEWLVDMMLRVPVAHVLDAPYLADHYDPKAIAARLAEMTPENARIWFVSPEEPHNKVAYFVDAPYQVNKISPQEIQEWQKLGKDITLSLPALNPYIPDNFSLIKADKNITRPQQVAQQPGLRVFYMPSQYFADEPKADISVAFRNPHALDTARHQVLFALTDYLAGLSLDELSYQASIGGISFSTAPNNGLYVSANGFTQRMPQLLTSLVEGYASFTPTKDQLAQAKSWYREQLEVAEKGKAYELAIQPAKLLSHVPYSERSERRKLLDTISVQDVVTYRDDLLKQSAVEVLAVGNMTAGQVTSLAESLKKQLNWTGTTWWTGEDVIVDKTQLANMERLGSSSDAALAAVYVPTGYTEIEGMARSALLGQIVQPWFYDQLRTAEQLGYAVFAFPMSVGRQWGLGFLLQSNSKQPDYLYQRYLAFYPQAEKRLREMKPADFEQYKQALINQLLQRPQTLDEEASRYNNDFNRNNFAFDSREKMITQVKPLTNTALADFFQQAVIKPQGLALLSQVKGQGQTEGGYAVLKGWTTYPTISALQATLPQKVLAP